Proteins encoded together in one Quercus lobata isolate SW786 chromosome 3, ValleyOak3.0 Primary Assembly, whole genome shotgun sequence window:
- the LOC115981334 gene encoding protein FAR1-RELATED SEQUENCE 5-like — MRLTEFVHEYEKASKNMRTEELEEDFRCKQGTSFQIVQNCGLLQHASFVYTRTMFKRFELEITSTLGVTHQDVNSDGVSFTYEVIEGGGRRVHVVHFNSSNNEITCSCKMFETLGLLCRHALRILIVKNVTELPVLYILKQWTKNAKKDNVVCDHTKLADANDELSVTSRCNELMCSVYEFFTRSATTTRHTKMCKRKIREMIEFVEKDIEMLSVARDDGERENSFVDNNVSGDVEKTNCSLNNLPILDPPCVRPKGVTNARMKSNMEKRKRKALKDITRSSIRWLSTTKTLLNTSLQGRKTLNKD; from the exons ATGAGACTAACAGAATTTGTACATGAGTATGAGAAAGCTTCAAAAAATATGCGCACAGAAGAGTTAGAAGAAGATTTTCGTTGCAAACAAGGTACGTCTTTTCAAATAGTCCAAAATTGTGGACTTTTGCAACATGCATCATTTGTTTATACTCGTACAATGTTTAAAAGATTTGAGTTAGAAATTACTTCTACCTTGGGGGTCACACACCAAGATGTTAATTCTGATGGAGTGTCTTTCACCTACGAAGTCATTGAAGGAGGTGGTCGGAGGGTTCATGTTGTCCATTTTAACTCCTCAAATAATGAAATCACGTGCAGCTGTAAAATGTTTGAAACATTGGGGTTACTATGTCGACATGCTTTGCGAATacttattgtgaaaaatgtaacAGAGCTTCCTgttttgtatattttgaaaCAATGGACaaaaaatgcaaagaaagaTAATGTTGTATGTGATCACACAAAATTAGCAGATGCAAATGATGAGTTGTCAGTGACATCACGCTGTAATGAATTAATGTGCTCAGTTTATGAATTTTTCACAAGAAGTGCAACAACAACTCGGCATACTAAAAtgtgcaaaagaaaaattagagagaTGATAGAATTTGTTGAGAAAGATATCGAGATGTTAAGTGTGGCAAGAGATGATGGTGAAAGAGAAAATAGTTTTGTGGATAATAACGTCTCTGGTGATGTTGAGAAGACTAATTGCTCACTTAATAATTTGCCCATATTAGATCCCCCATGTGTGCGACCAAAAGGAGTCACAAATGCGAGAATGAAAAGCAACATGGAGAAGCGTAAAAGGAAGGCATTAAAAGATATTACAAGATCAa GTATCAGGTGGCTTTCAACAACCAAAACACTTCTTAACACCAGCCTACAAGGCAGAAAAACACTTAACAAGGATTAG